The DNA sequence GCGGGCCTTTGTGCAGATGCAGTACAAAAGGGCTACAAAGCCTACTTCCGAACTATGGAAGAGCTTATAAATATGCTTAAAATGAAGGATTTTACAAGGTCGGCCATGGCTGATTATAAACGCCTATCAAAGGCAAGCCTTATTGTAATCGACGATATTATGCTTTTCCCCGTTGAAAAAAATCAAGCGGTAAGCCTGTTTAACTTTATCAATAACCTTTATGAAAAAACATCCTTTATTATTACTACCAATAAAAAACCAACAGAATGGGCAACCATGCTTAACGATGAAGTACTCGCTACTGCATTGCTCGACCGACTATTATACCAGTGTGAGATTATTAATCTATCTGGTAAAAGCTATCGATTAAAAAACAGAAAAACAATATTTGAGCCAATTGAAAACTGACATACTTTTGT is a window from the Nodularia sp. LEGE 06071 genome containing:
- the istB gene encoding IS21-like element helper ATPase IstB: MDKKQMIKQYCQQFKLGGITHALDQLIIQAEANAIGYLDYTLRLLGTEAAHREQNDVKKRLKAAQLPRSSDLGLYDYSLDNGLSKTRLNQLRELNWLDQVYNIILMGPSGTGKTFLAAGLCADAVQKGYKAYFRTMEELINMLKMKDFTRSAMADYKRLSKASLIVIDDIMLFPVEKNQAVSLFNFINNLYEKTSFIITTNKKPTEWATMLNDEVLATALLDRLLYQCEIINLSGKSYRLKNRKTIFEPIEN